One genomic region from Augochlora pura isolate Apur16 chromosome 7, APUR_v2.2.1, whole genome shotgun sequence encodes:
- the LOC144472166 gene encoding magnesium-dependent phosphatase 1 produces the protein MSDMNRKPKILVFDLDYTLWPFWVDTHVTPPFKKKGNDIVDAHGQKINYYKEVPDVLKKLTNEGYELGVASRTSEITGANQLLKLFNWEKYFKYKEIYPGSKVKHFSIIQKASGTDYKDMIFFDDENRNIVDVSKLGVTCIFVKNGVTHTVVENALKNF, from the exons ATGAGCGATATGAATCGAAAACctaaaatattagtttttgATTTAG ATTATACTTTATGGCCGTTTTGGGTTGACACTCATGTTACTCCTccatttaaaaa AAAGGGCAATGATATAGTAGATGCTCATGGGCAAAAGATAAACTATTACAAGGAAGTACCAGatgttttgaaaaagttaACAAATGAGGGTTATGAGCTTGGTGTTGCTTCTCGTACGTCGGAAATTACAGGAgctaatcaattattaaagttatttaactgggaaaagtattttaagtataaagaaatatatccTGGAAGTaaagtaaaacatttttctat AATTCAGAAAGCGTCAGGTACGGATTATAAGGATATGATATTTTTTGAtgatgaaaatagaaatattgttgatGTAAGCAAACTTGGTGTTACatgtatatttgttaaaaatggtGTAACACATACAGTTGTAGAAaatgctttgaaaaatttttaa
- the LOC144473781 gene encoding protein zyg-11 homolog B, with amino-acid sequence MFESPRSLCEVCIDFICDNILDVCVVSTNSAESPSCNQQTEPSVNNSDTDTVTNSASLPKTSNDASSSSATRLSFKRPDIFIPAEISELLLSTLCERKKISDETITLFDSKTTRLRYVQIKDATVLSTKGFKVLKQHKVQELVVDGLLITINDLVNCLSDWSLQNLRSLSVARGMFLECSRYGLLVTLNKLKALTSLNVSGTNFNQHGLEIVVDDLPLLEHINISCTNVDDITPLKKCKNRLKTLYMYNLMNIDKSANLVSVLLELNELRHLDISDEKEVFNSANPVFNACFRKPELTRFLKAVDCMPYLISLDLSGKADIDLIYLKKFINAHPHLRFLGLVATLACYEDSLTNSTNKDYRPELVVSGTASEAQILEALRRYTCRPLYLQKCLLNLFRLTHNFLEPRVDVIKLVLNGMRENPHEGRVQLPCTACLYNLSKGEFGIMIHPSILKEVVELTMVAMECYPTNYRLCMNTLLILCSDRILQDVAFDKYRCAKLVMKSLLTFNEPLMTRMSVAITSVLASKITPVETSMLAAQPLYMAKLLGIIRSKVESESVDITMKFALSALWNLTDESATTCLIFLAEGGMELFLKMLENFQGLPSVDTKVLGLINNIAEISYLRPKLMEHKFITMLPILLVSTHIDVSYFAAGITAHLLSDGPMLWCSRNLQQNREQLLQLLAHTVTHWRTPQGEMVAYRSFQPFFPLLRCSDTPVRLWAVWAIQHVITKNPKHYCSMLIREEGVEIIKSLETSNTHVQNLRQSILEMIELNSE; translated from the exons atgtttgagTCTCCTAGAAGTCTGTGTGAGGTTtgcattgattttatttgtgaCAATATTTTAGATGTATGTGTAGTAAGCACAAATTCAGCGGAGTCACCTTCTTGCA ACCAGCAAACCGAGCCCTCTGTGAATAATAGTGATACAGATACTGTGACTAATAGCGCATCGCTGCCAAAAACATCTAATGATGCATCATCAAGCTCAGCAACAAGACTTAGTTTTAAGCGaccagatatttttatacctgctgaaatttcagaattacTATTATCCACCCTctgtgaaagaaaaaaaatatctgaTGAGACCATAACACTCTTTGATTCAAAAACCACTAGATTAAG atatGTGCAGATAAAAGATGCAACTGTATTATCAACTAAAGGCTTCAAAGTTTTAAAACAACATAAAGTTCAAGAATTAGTAGTAGATGGATTATTGATAACAATTAATGATCTTGTAAACTGTTTAAGTGACTGGAGTTTACAAAATCTTAGGTCATTGAGTGTAGCAAGAGGAATGTTTTTGGAATGTTCACg GTATGGTCTGCTAGTaacactaaataaattaaaagcattGACTTCATTAAATGTATCtggaacaaattttaatcaacATGGTTTGGAAATAGTGGTTGATGACCTTCCCCTTTTAGaacatataaatatctcttgTACAAACGTTGATGATATAACaccattaaaaaaatgtaaaaatcggTTGAAAACTCTTTACATGTATAACTTGATGAACATAGATAAAAGTGCAAATTTAGTCTCAGTATTATtggaattaaatgaattaaggCATTTAGACATTTCGGATGAAAAGGAAGTGTTTAATTCAGCTAACCCTGTGTTTAATGCCTGCTTTAGAAAACCAGAACTAACACGTTTCTTAAAAGCTGTAGACTGTATGccatatttaattagtttagATTTATCCG gTAAAGCAGATATAGATCTAATATACttgaaaaaatttatcaatGCTCATCCACATTTAAGGTTTTTGGGACTTGTTGCTACACTTGCTTGCTACGAGGATAGTTTAacaaattctacaaataagGATTACAGACCTGAACTTgtt GTTAGTGGTACAGCATCGGAAGCTCAGATTTTGGAAGCTCTTAGAAGGTATACATGTAGGCCACTTTACCTTCAGAAAtgtttacttaatttattccgTTTAACACATAACTTTCTCGAACCACGAGTTGATGTCATAAAGTTGGTGTTAAATGGTATGAGAGAAAATCCACACGAAGGTCGCGTACAACTACCTTGTACGGCATGTCTTTATAATCTTTCCAAAGGTGAATTTGGTATTATGATTCACCCATCTATACTTAAGGAAGTTGTTGAATTAACAATGGTAGCGATGGAATGTTATCCAACCAATTATCGACTGTGCATGAACACGCTACTAATATTATGTAGCGATAGAATTCTACAAGATGTTGCTTTTGATAAATACAG GTGTGCAAAATTAGTGATGAAGTCCCTGTTAACTTTTAATGAACCATTAATGACTCGCATGTCTGTTGCTATTACCTCAGTTTTAGCATCAAAGATAACGCCGGTAGAAACGTCTATGCTTGCAGCTCAACCGCTATACATGGCTAAattacttggaataattaGGTCTAAAGTCGAATCTGAATCAGTAGATATAACGATGAAATTTGCGTTAAGTGCACTATGGAATTTAACTGATGAAAGTGCTACAacatgtttaatttttctggcagAAGGTGGAATGGAGTTGTTCCTTAAAATGCTTGAAAATTTTCAGGGCTTGCCCAGCGTTGATACTAAAGTATTAggtttgataaataatatagcagAG atTAGTTATCTGAGACCCAAGCTGATGGAACATAAATTCATCACTATGCTTCCTATATTGCTGGTCTCCACACACATCGACGTATCTTATTTCGCAGCAGGCATTACTGCACATCTGCTTAGCGATGGTCCAATGTTGTGGTGTTCGAGAAATTTGCAACAAAACAGGGAGCAATTGTTACAGCTTTTAGCTCACACTGTAACTCACTGGCGAACACCTCAAGGAGAAATGGTTGCTTATAGAAGCTTTCAACCATTCTTCCCTCTTTTACGTTGTTCAGACACTCCAGTTCGACTGTGGGCAGTTTGGGCAATACAACatgtaattacaaaaaatc CGAAACATTACTGCAGTATGTTAATCAGAGAAGAAGGTGTAGAAATCATAAAAAGCCTGGAAACATCAAATACACATGTACAAAATTTACGGCAATCAATCCttgaaatgattgaattaaattcagaATGA
- the LOC144472165 gene encoding uncharacterized protein LOC144472165, whose amino-acid sequence MFYIQAPRGQVSLHILEKCVFTRLEYLDLLYEAKADEFNGNFEYLLENSVYDKIGHFTLRLLASISQDLWNYWIVKETLLFQKRLNYLLPKQLHRLIRSIIRQFRLITNKESAISSTLIDICTFFSKEVVFKHLVAKDHKQDCSRFQTRVRYELVPDLVRNRKIELRNGYAIIDCSKFMEVLSSLFITYLRKEVACIKLKVQQTISQDNRLDYLHQKIHNHLFKRSGVYGSITVDNIDTEMTKFPLCMQNLHRKLRNTHRLGHYARLHYSLFLKDGGMQIEDAISYWKEEYSKPHSCSSTCSHQWQSSERKFVYSIRHLYGLEGSRKNYKSVNCEFLCAAVPGPMYEGGCPFKNFDTNVLKDLLSLSLSGNQITKLLQTISPEAPRCACKSFFKAVGQINNNNIVINSPLQYYLAMTN is encoded by the exons ATGTTCTATATTCAAGCTCCTAGAGGACAAGTATCACTTcatattttggaaaaatgtgTTTTTACCAGATTAGAATATCTAGACTTATTATATGAAGCTAAAGCTGATGAATTCAATGGTAACTTCGagtatttattagaaaattcgGTATATGATAAAATAGGACATTTTACACTACG ATTATTGGCTTCAATATCCCAAGATTTGTGGAATTACTGGATTGTCaaagaaacattattatttcaaaaaagattgaattatttattgcctAAGCAATTACATAGATTAATAAGAAGCATTATACGTCAATTCagattaattacaaataaggAAAGTGCAATTAGTAGTACATTGATTGATATATGTACTTTTTTCTCAAAGGAAGTGGTCTTTAAGCATCTTGTAGCAAAAGATCATAAGCAAGACTGCAGTCGATTTCAGACTAGAG tgAGATATGAATTAGTACCAGACTTAGtcagaaacagaaaaatagagcTACGTAATGGTTATGCCATTATAGATTGTTCCAAATTTATGGAAGTTCTgtcatcattatttattacttacttGCGTAAAGAGGTGGCATGTATTAAGTTAAAAGTACAGCAGACTATAAGTCAAGACAATAGACTTGACTATTTACACCAAAAAATCCATAATCACTTATTTAAAAGAAGTGGTGTATATGGAAGTATAACTGTAGACAATATAGATACAGAAATGACAAAATTTCCTCTATGTATGCAGAATTTGCATAGAAAATTACGGAATACGCATAGATTAGGACATTATGCTCGTTTACATTATAGCCTTTTTCTAAAAGATGGGGGGATGCAAATAGAAGATGCCATAAGTTATTGGAAAGAGGAATATTCAAAACCTCATTCATGTTCATCCACTTGTTCGCATCAATGGCAATCAAGTGAACGCAAatttgtatatagtattcGTCACCTTTATGGCTTAGAAGGATccagaaaaaattataaatcagttAACTGTGAATTCTTGTGT gcAGCTGTTCCCGGACCGATGTATGAAGGAGGATGTCCGTTCAAAAATTTCGATACCAATGTCTTAAAGGACTTACTGTCTCTATCATTATCAGGTAATCAAATCactaaattattacaaactaTATCTCCTGAAGCTCCTCGTTGTGCTTGTAAATCCTTCTTTAAGGCAGTTGgccaaataaataataataacattgttatCAATAGtccattacaatattatttagctatgactaattaa
- the Tsc1 gene encoding tuberous sclerosis 1 protein hamartin: MNINTISTADLFDLLESNKLGEVEEIKKIFHELFLNTKDNWLVNGLFDYYLSTNSLRAVEVLASVRDPHDKHLLDRLSEALSKQGSSSSQRIQTLTLLGHIARRQPTWLYKLASHALFRDLLKLLKMEADTLSLMSALLLLVMLLPMLPAALGPYLSEIFEVFGRLASYYHQSLSLFSSPMHFTTTTAGTIDKNHLYLLHLQVGLYSLFHRLYAMYPCNFISYLKQQYIQRDQFATFTHTIRPMLDSVRMHPLLVTASKDTEISAARWKKMEHHDIMAECDRFTLDKCREEVFNTVNSRSTPPLDHFSTCTPINTSGGLPPSEVTNGEDETFWSPSMTVPPQSPPFPATTHEQRSAPSTPNNNRSGTSPPEAAVEATPETTPVKDIRKVPTRQGHVGSAAVRALGTFGNGTVGLNSRPSTPTSSVITTGDGNNAQGFISHKISKIIADRQAVKEQQKSSNTEEDARLAEIDTNQNGKNDSWQEDQEVLEIVSSQTAGKLECPKYLDRQHHHNEKIQNTLEEVTERIYKLHLYSQYQIPGQHSISSSICKVRKSKSCPNMEVQKQIYNDKTDILKSIGAKTMEDTGTQTFDLLPYEYLLSEILDQKNQMNIQKRNQQNTENRLSPTAMLDQYVEACTRASNISGDKIRTIAVKQRQKKETDGEDEVGDEDVLDAECASQLLQLMQIQLQFERQRREVHAERNRRLLGKLRDSRALEEHNYALTDRLKLMEKEVEGLKVELESNKREALQAEERYKEALHHWQTKCVEEERQNQILKDRLESIEVELKDEQKKIAVCEQQIRSTDASLFDAGHRLRVALKAADRSNELERTLDTVQKKYLLLGEAQAKLQETTGGLSPLSKQEATQIQRSYTEELTNLRRQLEARTSLGEALKIRLNEMESRDARKEAQLVELQRLLQETKDQHEAELEAVESKYKAQAEINLLLESRILELHGTLEPATSSITTMNNLASSASPKERSPPLSASLASSSEGSLAFIHSGTGIIMNDCCDAAGEIPNLQAIVEPVPNQPISPSRQS; encoded by the exons ATGAACATCAACACAATAAGCACTGCAGATCTCTTTGATCTATTGGAATCTAATAAACTAGGGGAggtggaagaaataaaaaaaattttccatgAACTTTTTCTGAATA CAAAAGACAATTGGTTGGTAAATGGGCTTTTTGACTATTACTTGTCAACAAATTCTTTAAGGGCTGTTGAGGTATTAGCCAGTGTTCGGGATCCACATGACAAACATCTCTTAGATCGTTTATCAGAAGCTCTTTCTAAACAAGGAAGTAGCAGCAGCCAAAGAATTCAGACTCTTACTTTGCTAGGTCATATTGCTCGTCGACAACCTACATGGCTATACAAGCTTGCCAGTCATGCATTATTTCGCGATTTACTTAAGTTACTAAAA atggAAGCTGATACACTATCTCTCATGAGCGCGCTTCTTCTCTTGGTAATGTTGTTACCAATGTTGCCTGCTGCTTTAGGGCCAtatctctcagaaatttttGAGGTGTTTGGCCGGCTAGCATCTTACTATCATCAGTCATTGTCTTTGTTTTCTTCTCCTATGCATTTTACTACCACAACAGCAGGAACtattgataaaaatcatttatatttattacatctaCAG GTGGGCCTATATAGTTTGTTTCATAGACTGTATGCTATGTATCCATGTaactttatttcatatttgaaaCAACAGTATATTCAACGAGATCAGTTTGCTACTTTTACACATACAATTAGACCAATGTTGGATTCAGTGCGTATGCATCCATTACTTGTTACTGCGTCCAAAGATACAGAGATTTCTGCTGCAAG ATGGAAAAAAATGGAACATCACGATATTATGGCAGAATGTGATCGTTTCACGTTAGACAAGTGTCGAGAAGAAGTATTCAACACTGTAAATTCACGCTCTACGCCACCTTTAG ATCACTTTTCTACATGTACTCCAATAAACACTAGCGGGGGATTACCACCATCAGAAGTTACCAATGGTGAAGATGAAACTTTCTGGTCTCCAAGTATGACAGTGCCGCCTCAAAGTCCTCCGTTTCCAGCTACAACTCACGAACAGCGATCCGCTCCTTCAACACCCAATAATAATAGAAGTGGCACATCTCCACCAGAAGCTGCAGTCGAAGCTACACCTGAGACAACTCCCGTTAAA GATATACGGAAAGTACCAACAAGGCAAGGACATGTGGGATCTGCTGCTGTTCGTGCTTTAGGCACGTTTGGCAATGGCACAGTGGGATTAAATTCTCGACCATCGACACCAACTAGTTCCGTAATTACGACTGGAGATGGTAATAATGCACAGGGATTTATTTCGCACAAGATAAGTAAAATCATTGCGGATAGACAGGCCGTCAAGGAACAGCAAAAGTCATCTAACACAGAAGAAGATGCAAGACTTGCAGAAATAGATACAAACCAAAACGGAAAAAATGATTCATGGCAAGAAGATCAAGag gtTTTAGAGATTGTAAGTTCTCAGACAGCTGGAAAACTAGAATGTCCAAAATACTTAGATCGACAACACCATcacaatgaaaaaattcaaaatacttTAGAAGAAGTAACAGAAaggatttataaattacatctATATTCTCAATATCAAATTCCAGGCCAGCACTCAATCTCTAGTTCTATTTGCAAG GTTCGAAAAAGTAAATCTTGCCCAAACATGGAAGTCCAAAAACAAATCTATAACGATAAAACAGATATATTGAAATCAATAGGGGCGAAAACAATGGAAGACACTGGAACTCAGACATTTGATTTACTTCCATATGAATACTTGCTGTCGGAAATTTTAGATCAGAAGAATCAAATGAATATACAAAAACGTAATCAGCAAAATACCGAAAATAGATTATCACCGACAGCGATGCTTGATCAATACGTTGAAGCATGCACACGAGCTAGTAATATTTCTGGTGATAAAATAA GAACCATCGCTGTTAAGCaaagacaaaaaaaagaaaccgatGGAGAAGATGAAGTTGGAGATGAAGATGTCTTAGATGCTGAATGTGCAAGTCAATTGCTACAACTAATGCAAATTCAATTACAGTTCGAACGGCAACGTAGAGAGGTTCACGCTGAACGTAATCGAAGACTCCTTGGCAAATTGAGAGATTCACGGGCGTTAGAAGAACATAACTATGCTTTG ACTGACCGATTGAAATTGATGGAAAAGGAAGTGGAAGGTTTGAAAGTAGAATTGGAGAGTAACAAACGCGAAGCTTTGCAAGCTGAGGAACGATATAAAGAAGCATTGCATCACTGGCAAACCAAG TGTGTAGAAGAAGAACgacaaaatcaaattttgaaaGATCGTCTTGAATCTATAGAAGTTGAATTGAAAGACGAACAGAAGAAAATAGCGGTATGTGAACAACAAATTCGTTCCACGGATGCATCACTATTCGATGCGGGGCATCGATTGCGAGTTGCTCTAAAAGCTGCAGACCGTAGCAATGAATTGGAACGTACACTTGACACCGTGCAAAAAAAGTACCTTTTGCTCGGAGag GCGCAAGCAAAGCTGCAAGAGACTACAGGAGGTTTGTCACCTTTGAGTAAACAAGAAGCAACACAAATACAAAGATCATACACGGAAGAATTGACCA ACTTGCGGCGACAACTAGAAGCGCGAACATCTCTTGGGGAAGCCTTGAAAATACGATTGAATGAAATGGAGAGCAGAGATGCACGAAAAGAGGCACAGCTTGTAGAGTTGCAACGACTTTTACAAGAAACAAAGGATCAACACGAGGCTGAGCTGGAAGCTGTCGAATCGAAGTACAAAGCACAAGCCGAGATCAATCTTCTTCTTGAAAGTCGTATACTTGAACTTCATGGTACATTAGAGCCAGCAACTTCTAGTATCACTACTATGAACAATTTAGCTTCATCAGCATCGCCTAAAGAAAGGTCGCCTCCACTGTCAGCCAGTTTAGCTTCTTCCAGCGAAGGAAGTCTTGCCTTTATTCACTCAGGTACTGGAATTATAATGAACGACTGCTGTGATGCCGCAGGCGAAATTCCCAATCTCCAAGCAATTGTTGAGCCTGTACCGAACCAGCCGATATCACCATCTCGACAAAGCTAA
- the Pabp2 gene encoding poly(A) binding protein nuclear 1 — MYVYAYCTTKQFVTRHCSSCDLVVRWRQSRLSEMSESDLLATDHIDGLDGLENGQDGDAIMQCDGVKRELNEANIDDPELEAIKARVREMEEEAEKLKQLQSEVDKQMNMGSPPGITSPLNMSLEDKKEVDNRSIYVGNVDYGATAEELEQHFHGCGSVNRVTILCNKFDGHPKGFAYIEFAERDAIQTAMALDESMFRGRQIKVMPKRTNRPGFSVTNRGPRGTRGYRGMARGIVRGSAYFGYRPTRRPRSYRRGYYMPY; from the exons atgtatgtatatgcataCTGTACAACGAAACAGTTCGTGACGAGACATTGTTCATCTTGTGATCTTGTGGTTCGGTGGCGTCAATCTCGTTTGTCTG aaATGTCTGAATCAGATCTCTTAGCTACGGATCATATTGATGGTCTAGACGGACTAGAAAATGGTCAAGATGGGGATGCTATTATGCAGTGTGATGGGGTAAAGCGTGAATTAAATGAAGCAAACATTGATGATCCG GAATTGGAGGCCATTAAAGCGCGTGTCAGAGAAAtggaagaagaagcagaaaaattaaagcaattgCAATCGGAAGTGGACAAGCAAATGAACATGGGTAGTCCACCTGGTATAA caAGTCCATTAAACATGTCTCTAGAAGATAAAAAGGAAGTTGATAATAGATCCATTTATGTTGGTAAT GTTGACTATGGTGCTACAGCAGAAGAATTAGAGCAACATTTTCATGGCTGTGGTAGCGTCAATAGAGTAACTATACTTTGCAATAAGTTCGATGGGCATCCTAAGGGATTTGCTTATATTGAATTCGCAGAACGTGATGCTATACAAACAGCTATGGCACTTGATGAATCTATGTTTAGAGGACGACAAATTAAAGTAATGCCTAAAAGAACGAATAGACCGGGATTCTCTGTGACTAATAG GGGACCACGGGGAACGCGAGGCTACCGAGGTATGGCTAGGGGTATCGTACGTGGCAGTGCATACTTTGGATATAGACCCACAAGGCGACCGAG GAGTTACAGAAGGGGTTACTACATGCCGTATTGA
- the Sugb gene encoding sugar baby transporter, translated as MFENINTELLPIKAHYFLFNAATGPIVPFLPTIAKQLGFSGFLVGTIYTILPISGLIAKPLFGGLADKYKIHKTLFLIFQVVVAISMFTINFIPEKDKSANVIFSCTNFASLEICSKNGFPSEVIQNVILKDHKNVSCQLSCQSRKDIYTEICKSWKAKQFCNMTDSNILDTNTIDFSVGFDEFYNIQVKECVDTIVRNVTFSDGVVHTPTCDKYTRTSCIMTCHNNPAFNQLLEKADVYHNTTEYTDYQFHAFLYATIFSWIGMAVVVSIADAICLNLLGTEKRKEYGKQKMWSPVGFGIIGISAGYLVDTLSEGKAHKDYSSIFYIMLVMMILDIIVSITIKKKNQDCSEDEASIFGELCGLCKEGHVLSFAWWCIGAGMCTGVVWNFLFWYTEEIVTSSQIRWLKTLQGLFTGIQCFLGELPFNFISGTVLRKLGHINVMSLILLIYAIRFMAYSTITNLWWFLIIEILHGPSYGLCWPAMVSYGDKVTPPGTKATIQGFIGAIFEGIGVSSGSLICGWLLDTYGGVIAFRTFSVGALVWLTIFGLHQLYLRRFQSSSNNMGHNHLANYANPDDAILMTMSRELQTY; from the exons atgtttgaaaatataaacactGAATTATTACCAATAAAAgcccattattttttattcaatgctG cCACAGGACCAATTGTACCATTTCTGCCAACAATTGCAAAACAATTAGGATTTTCTGGATTTTTAGTAGGCACAATATACACAATACTGCCGATTTCTGGTTTAATAGCTAAACCTTTGTTTGGTGGATTGGCTGATAAATATAAGATTCATAAaactttgtttttaatatttcaagtagTAGTTGCTATATCTatgtttacaataaattttattcctgaaaaagataaaagtgcaaatgtaattttcaGTTGTACTAATTTTGCGTCTTTAGAAATCTGTTCAAAAAATGGATTTCCAAGTGAGGTAatacaaaatgtaatattaaaggATCATAAAAACGTATCATGTCAG TTGTCTTGTCAAAGcagaaaagatatttatactGAAATATGTAAAAGCTGGAAAGCGaagcaattttgtaatatgacagattcaaatattttggataCAAATACAATTGATTTTAGTGTAGGATttgatgaattttataatattcaa GTGAAGGAATGTGTGGACACCATTGTACGTAATGTTACATTCTCAGATGGTGTTGTACATACACCAACTTGTGACAAATACACTAGAACTTCATGCATAATGACATGTCATAATAATCCGGCTTTTAATCAGCTATTGGAAAAGGCTGATGTTTATCATAATACCACTGAATACACAGACTATCAATTTCACGCATTTTTATATGCAACTATATTCAGCTGGATTGGAATGGCTGTTGTAGTCTCTATAGCAGATGCTATTTGTTTAAATCTTCTTG gaactgaaaaaagaaaagagtaTGGGAAACAAAAAATGTGGAGCCCTGTTGGATTTGGTATTATTGGTATTAGTGCAGGATATTTAGTAGATACATTGAGCGAAGGAAAAGCGCACAAAGACTATagtagtatattttatataatgctGGTCATGATGATTCTAGATATCATAGTatcaataactataaaaaag aaaaatcaaGATTGCTCTGAGGACGAAGCATCAATATTTGGAGAACTATGTGGCCTCTGTAAAGAGGGTCATGTATTGTCATTTGCGTGGTGGTGCATAGGTGCTGGAATGTGTACAGGAGTCGTATGGAATTTCCTATTCTGGTACACTGAGGAAATAGTAACGAGTTCTCAAATAAGATGGCTAAAAACCTTACAAGGCCTTTTTACTGGTATCCAATGTTTTTTAGGAGAGCTACcttttaactttatttcagGAACTGTATTGCGAAAATTGGGTCATATAAATGTTAtgagtttaattttattaatctatgCAATTAG ATTTATGGCATACAGTACAATAACAAACCTTTGgtggtttttaattattgaaatacttCATGGACCATCCTATGGTCTTTGCTGGCCCGCTATGGTATCATATGGTGATAAAGTAACACCACCTGGTACTAAAGCTACTATACAAGGCTTTATTGGTGCTATATTCGAAGGAATAG GCGTATCAAGTGGTAGTTTAATATGTGGATGGTTATTAGACACATATGGTGGTGTTATAGCATTCAGAACTTTCTCAGTAGGTGCATTAGTATGGTTAACTATTTTTGGCCTACATCAGTTGTATCTTCGAAGATTTCAATCTTCGTCGAACAACATGGGACATAATC ATTTGGCAAATTATGCTAATCCGGATGATGCAATTCTTATGACAATGAGTCGCGAATTGCAAACTTATTAG